CGGAGCCGAGTTCCTTCAGCCCGTCGAAATCCATCGGGGCATCCATGATCTGCTCTGCCGGCACCAGCGGCACCGACGACCCGCCGGGGATAACGGCGAGCAGATTGTCCCACCCGCCGCGAATGCCGCCGCAATGCTTCTCGATCAATTCGCGGAACGGGATGCTCATCGCTTCCTCGACCACGCAGGGTTTTTCCACGTGGCCGGAGATCTGGAACAGCTTGGTGCCTGCGTTGTTCTCCCGCCCGAAGCCGGAGAACCAGCTCGCGCCGCGACGCAGGATCGTGGGGACGACGGCAATCGATTCCACGTTGTTCACCGTGGTCGGGCAGCCGTAGAGGCCGGCCCCGGCCGGGAACGGCGGCTTGAGCCGCGGCTGCCCCTTTTTGCCTTCGAGGCTTTCGATCATCGCGGTTTCTTCGCCGCAGATATAGGCGCCCGCGCCGCGGTGCATGAACACGTCGAAATCGTATCCGGTACCGCTGGCATTCTTCCCGATCAGACCGGCATCGTACGCCTCGTCGATCGCCGCCTGCAGCGTCTCCGCCTCGCGGATGAACTCACCGCGAATGTAGATGTAGGCGGCCCGCGCGCGCATCGCGAAGCCGGCGCAGAGCGCACCTTCGATCAGCTTGTGCGGATCATGGCGGATGATTTCGCGGTCCTTGCACGATCCGGGTTCGGATTCGTCGGCGTTGATGACCAGAAAGCTGGGCCGCCCGTCCTTACTTTCCTTGGGCATGAACGACCACTTGAGACCGGTCGGGAATCCCGCCCCGCCGCGCCCGCGCAAGCCCGAAGCCTTCATCTCGTCGATGATGGCGTCCTGCCCTCGCCCGATCAGCGCCTTGGTATCATCCCAGTCGCCGCGCGCCTGCGCCGCCTTCAGGCCCCAGTCCTGGAAGCCGTAAAGATTGGTGAAAATGCGATCCTTGTCAGCGAGACTCACGCGAAACCTCCCTGCGAAACGAACCAGACCGCCGCGACGGCGATCAGCGCGATCGCGCCGAACTTGACCAGACCGACGAGAACCTTCCACGCGATGAACACCAGGATCAGCGCGACGATGATGGTGACGATGTCCATTACCATTCGCCCCGGTAGTCGTGATTGCCCTCGACCATTTCCTTCAGCGTGCTCGGGCCGCCGAGCGGCTCGCTGGTGTGGCGACCGGGTTCCTGCGTGCCAGCTTTGGGCTGCTCGCCCCTGGCCAGCGCGTCGAGCACCGCATCGAGCCGCTCGGGCGTGAGGTCCTCGTAGTTGTCGTCGTTGATCTGGACCATCGGCGCGGTCGCGCAATTGCCCATGCATTCGACTTCGGTGAGGGTCCAAAGCCCGTCTTCCGACACCGCGCCCTTCTTCATGCCGCGCTTCTTGCACGCTTCCATCAGCCCGTCCGACCCGCGCAACATGCACGGCGTCGTACCGCAGACCTGCACGTGGTACTTACCCACGGGCTTCAGGTTGTACATGAAATAGAAGGTCGCGACTTCGAGCACGCGGATCACCGGCATGTCGAGATAATCGGCGACATATTCGATCACCGGCAGCGGCAGCCAGCCCTGCGTGTTGGTTTCGTCGCCGACCTGCCGCTGCGCAAGGTCGAGCAGCGGCATCACGGCGGAGCGCTGGCGCCCCTCGGGATAGCGCGCGATCGCCTTGTCGGCTTTCGCCTTGTAGTCCGTCGTGAACGCGAACGAACCCCAGCGCTCTCGCAGCTCGGGGGTATCGGGGGTGGGTTGACGGTCAGCCATCAGCGATCACACTCCCCGAAGACGACGTCGATGGCGCCGAGGATGGCGGTGGCATCGGGCAGCATGTGGCCTTTCGACATGAAATCCATTGCCTGCAGGTGGCTGAAGGCCGTCGGGCGGATCTTGCAGCGATAGGGTTTATTCGACCCGTCGCTGACCAGGTACACGCCGAATTCGCCCTTCGGGCTTTCGGTCGCGACGTAGACTTCGCCCGCGGGCACGTGGAACCCCTCGGTATAGAGCTTGAAGTGGTGGATCAGCGCTTCCATCGACTGCTTCATCTCGCCGCGCTTGGGCGGGGAGACTTTGCCGTCGGTGCTGGCGATCGGCCCTTCGGGCATTTCGGCCAGGCACTGCTTGATGATTTTCGCGCTTTCGTAGACTTCCTTCACCCGCACCATGAACCGGTCGTAGCAGTCCGAATTGGTGCCGACGGGAATCTCGAAATCCATCCGGTCATAGACGTCGTAGGGCTGCGACTTGCGCAGGTCCCACGGAATGCCGGCGGCGCGGATCAGCGGGCCGGAGAACCCCCAGCGCAGCGCGTCTTCCTTGCTCACCACCGCGATATCGACGTTGCGCTGCTTGAAGATGCGGTTGTCGAGCACCAGGCTCATCGCGTCGCCGAACAGTTCGGGCAGGCGCCCGTCGACCCAGTCGCCGATGTCGGTCAGCAGCTTCAGCGGAACGTCCTGGTGGACGCCGCCGGGGCGGAACCACGCGCTGTGCATCCGCGCGCCAGAGGCCCGCTCGAAGAAATTCATGCAGTCTTCGCGCAGCTCGAACACCCAAAGATTGGGCGTCATCGCGCCCACGTCCATCACATGCGCGCCGATGTTCAGCATGTGGTTCGAAATGCGCGTCAGCTCCGCAAACAGGACCCGCAGGTACTGGGCGCGGATCGGCACTTCCACATTGAGCAGCTTCTCGATTGCCAGGACGTAGCTGTGTTCCTGACACAGCGGCGAACAGTAATCGAGCCGGTCGAAATAGGGCAGTGCCTGCAGGTAGGTCTTGTGTTCGATCAGCTTCTCGGTCCCGCGGTGCAGCAGGCCGACGTGCGGATCGATCCGTTCGATGATCTCGCCATCAAGCTCCATCACCATGCGCAGCACGCCGTGCGCCGCAGGGTGCTGGGGTCCGAAGTTGATCGTGTAGTTGGAGATCACCTCGCCTTCGGTGGTCGGCGAGGCTTCGGCTACGAAACCGCTCATTCGCCCTTCTCCTTCGGCTCTGTCGCGGCCTTGGTGTCGCGCGCCTTGCCCTCGCGTTCGGACCGGTCTTCGCGATCTTCGGTCGGCTCGGGAGCAGTCTCGTCGATTTCGCTATCGTCTTCCGCAGGGGCGCCTGCGCTGACCTTGTCCGCGGCTTCCTCGTCGGCTTTCGCACCGGCACCGGTCTGGGACGGCTTGCCAGTCGTCTTCGGGTCGGAAACCGGCGGTGTCGCGGCCTTCTCGTCACCCGGCAGGACGTAGTCGGCCCCTTCCCACGGGCTCATGAAATCGAACTGGCGCAGATCCTGCGGCAGATCGACCGGCTCGTAAACGACGCGCTTCTCCTCTTCGGAATAGCGCAGTTCCTGATAGCCGGTGAGCGGGAAGTCCTTGCGGAAGGGGTGCCCTTCGAATCCGTAATCGGTGAGAATGCGGCGCAAGTCGGTATTGCCTTCGAACAGCACGCCGTAGAGGTCGAAGACCTCGCGTTCGAGCCAGCCGGCATTGGGCCACAGCGTCGTCACCGTGGGCACCGGAGTCCTTTCCGATGCCGTCACCTTCAGCATCACGCGGTGGTTCCGCGTTACGCTGAGCAGCATGTAGACAACTTCGAACCGCTCGGCCCGCTGGGGATAATCGACCCCGGCGATTTCCATCAGCTGCTGGTATTCATGCTCGTCGCGCAGAAGACGCAGCGCGTCCTCGATCGAATCGCGCTTCACGGTCAGCAGGATTTCGCCATGCTCCTCGTGCGCATCGACGAGCATCGCGCCGAGCGCCGCGGACAGCGCATCCTTCACGCCTTCGTTGGAGGCGAACCTGGGGGCGGAATGAACAACGGTCATTGTCGGGCAATCACCTTTCGATCGTACCTGCGCGCCGGATCTTCCGCTGCAACTGCATCACGCCGTAAAGCAGCGCCTCCGCAGTCGGCGGGCAACCCGGGACATAGATATCAACCGGCACGATGCGGTCGCAGCCACGCACGACGGAATAGCTGTAGTGGTAATAACCGCCGCCATTGGCGCAGCTGCCCATCGAAATCACATACTTCGGGTCCGACATCTGGTCGTAAACCTTGCGCATCGCCGGGGCCATCTTGTTGCACAGAGTGCCGGCGACGATCATCACGTCGCTCTGGCGCGGGCTGGCGCGCGGGGCGGCACCGAAACGCTCCATATCGTAACGCGGCATGTTGACGTGGATCATCTCCACCGCGCAGCACGCGAGGCCGAAGGTCATCCACCAGAGGCTGCCGGTGCGTGCCCACTGGAACAGATCCTCGGTGCTGGTGACAAGGAAACCCTTGTCGTTCACCTCGGTCTGCAGGGCGCGAAAATATTCTGCGTCGGCCTGGCGAATTTCGCCGGGGCGGGCTGCGGGGGTGACTTGGTTCATAACTTATTCCCAATCCAGCGCGCCGGACTTCCATTCGTATATGAAGCCGACGGTCAGGATGCCGAGAAAGACCATCATTGCGATCCATGCGGACCAGCCGAGATCGAACACCGTCACTGACCAGGGGAACAGGAACGCCACTTCGAGATCGAAAATGATGAACAGGATCGCGACGAGGTAAAACCGCACGTCGAACTGGCTGCGCGAATCCTCGAACGCGGGGAAGCCGCATTCATATTCGCTGTTCTTCTCCGTGCTCGGATTGTGTGCACCGGTCAGGCGCGACACGCCCATCGGCAGGAACACGAACAACGCCGAGAGTCCCAGCGCAATGATCAGAAAGATCAGGATCGGAAGGTATTGGCTCAGGTCGACCACGCTGGTTCCTTGGAGGCGGTTTTCCTTGGGGCGATTCCCGTGGGGCGGATGGTTCGCGCCCGCCTCTAGGCCGCTCTCCCGCGCGGCGCAAGGGCGCGGAAATGCGAACCTTTCGCAATAAATGTGCCCGGCGCGGAACGCCTCCGACGAAGGCTATTTCATGAGGCCGCGCACTGCCTTTTCAGTCGCCGCGCCATAGGGGGGCTTGAAGCCGCCGAGCTTCGCCACGTCGATCTTCGGCTGGGTATAGACAGAACGCGCGTGGCTGAATTCGCGGAATCCCTCGACCCCGTGGTACGAACCGATCCCGCTTGGCCCCACGCCCCCGAACGGCAGATCATCCATCGATACGTGGAAAATCACGTCGTTCACGGTAACCCCGCCGGATATCGTTCGGGTCAGCACCTGCTCGCGCTCGCCAGCATTC
The nucleotide sequence above comes from Pelagerythrobacter marensis. Encoded proteins:
- the nuoF gene encoding NADH-quinone oxidoreductase subunit NuoF, which encodes MSLADKDRIFTNLYGFQDWGLKAAQARGDWDDTKALIGRGQDAIIDEMKASGLRGRGGAGFPTGLKWSFMPKESKDGRPSFLVINADESEPGSCKDREIIRHDPHKLIEGALCAGFAMRARAAYIYIRGEFIREAETLQAAIDEAYDAGLIGKNASGTGYDFDVFMHRGAGAYICGEETAMIESLEGKKGQPRLKPPFPAGAGLYGCPTTVNNVESIAVVPTILRRGASWFSGFGRENNAGTKLFQISGHVEKPCVVEEAMSIPFRELIEKHCGGIRGGWDNLLAVIPGGSSVPLVPAEQIMDAPMDFDGLKELGSGLGTAGVIVMDKSTDVVRAISRISYFYKHESCGQCTPCREGTGWMWRVMERLRTGDAAIEEIDMLHQVTKQVEGHTICALGDAAAWPIQGLIRHFRPELERRIEEHNAQFAEAAE
- the nuoE gene encoding NADH-quinone oxidoreductase subunit NuoE gives rise to the protein MADRQPTPDTPELRERWGSFAFTTDYKAKADKAIARYPEGRQRSAVMPLLDLAQRQVGDETNTQGWLPLPVIEYVADYLDMPVIRVLEVATFYFMYNLKPVGKYHVQVCGTTPCMLRGSDGLMEACKKRGMKKGAVSEDGLWTLTEVECMGNCATAPMVQINDDNYEDLTPERLDAVLDALARGEQPKAGTQEPGRHTSEPLGGPSTLKEMVEGNHDYRGEW
- a CDS encoding NADH-quinone oxidoreductase subunit D yields the protein MSGFVAEASPTTEGEVISNYTINFGPQHPAAHGVLRMVMELDGEIIERIDPHVGLLHRGTEKLIEHKTYLQALPYFDRLDYCSPLCQEHSYVLAIEKLLNVEVPIRAQYLRVLFAELTRISNHMLNIGAHVMDVGAMTPNLWVFELREDCMNFFERASGARMHSAWFRPGGVHQDVPLKLLTDIGDWVDGRLPELFGDAMSLVLDNRIFKQRNVDIAVVSKEDALRWGFSGPLIRAAGIPWDLRKSQPYDVYDRMDFEIPVGTNSDCYDRFMVRVKEVYESAKIIKQCLAEMPEGPIASTDGKVSPPKRGEMKQSMEALIHHFKLYTEGFHVPAGEVYVATESPKGEFGVYLVSDGSNKPYRCKIRPTAFSHLQAMDFMSKGHMLPDATAILGAIDVVFGECDR
- a CDS encoding NADH-quinone oxidoreductase subunit C, yielding MTVVHSAPRFASNEGVKDALSAALGAMLVDAHEEHGEILLTVKRDSIEDALRLLRDEHEYQQLMEIAGVDYPQRAERFEVVYMLLSVTRNHRVMLKVTASERTPVPTVTTLWPNAGWLEREVFDLYGVLFEGNTDLRRILTDYGFEGHPFRKDFPLTGYQELRYSEEEKRVVYEPVDLPQDLRQFDFMSPWEGADYVLPGDEKAATPPVSDPKTTGKPSQTGAGAKADEEAADKVSAGAPAEDDSEIDETAPEPTEDREDRSEREGKARDTKAATEPKEKGE
- a CDS encoding NuoB/complex I 20 kDa subunit family protein codes for the protein MNQVTPAARPGEIRQADAEYFRALQTEVNDKGFLVTSTEDLFQWARTGSLWWMTFGLACCAVEMIHVNMPRYDMERFGAAPRASPRQSDVMIVAGTLCNKMAPAMRKVYDQMSDPKYVISMGSCANGGGYYHYSYSVVRGCDRIVPVDIYVPGCPPTAEALLYGVMQLQRKIRRAGTIER
- a CDS encoding NADH-quinone oxidoreductase subunit A, with the protein product MVDLSQYLPILIFLIIALGLSALFVFLPMGVSRLTGAHNPSTEKNSEYECGFPAFEDSRSQFDVRFYLVAILFIIFDLEVAFLFPWSVTVFDLGWSAWIAMMVFLGILTVGFIYEWKSGALDWE